The following are encoded together in the Nitrospinota bacterium genome:
- a CDS encoding class I tRNA ligase family protein: MSAHQTKQLTPLDEALALALEAAEPLEGTEVVSVPSATGRVVAEAVRAEADVPPFDRAAMDGYAVRAADTVGAPVILTCVERVYAGEETSLSVEPGTCIAVATGAPMPAGADAVVMVEHTEATGEAVRILKPIETGRNAAPRGEDIRAGEVVIESGVLLNPARLGAFAAVGRSTVLVYAKPSAVVIPTGKEIVPPGEGPLGPGQIYDINTTTLLASLEEFGADAVRYALTTGASAGNDIRLNERKLEASRNFANKLWNAARFVISNLDGAAGLEGWPRPTPSHRQDRWILSRLNRVAAEVQGFMEEYQFGEAQRVIHDFLWSEYCDWYIEMAKIRLRSGGEGHPSPLTVLAHVLERVLRLLHPFMPFVTEEIWQTLTKYLPAEPDRPQALVVAPYPEADASMFDDEAEGEMGAVTEIVRAVRNLRAEFRIQPAQSLAVAVSASER; the protein is encoded by the coding sequence ATGTCTGCTCATCAAACGAAGCAACTCACCCCGCTCGATGAGGCCCTTGCGCTCGCCCTAGAGGCCGCCGAACCCCTGGAGGGGACCGAGGTGGTCTCCGTTCCCTCCGCCACCGGCCGGGTGGTGGCCGAGGCCGTTAGGGCCGAGGCCGACGTGCCCCCCTTCGACCGGGCCGCGATGGACGGCTACGCCGTTAGGGCCGCCGACACCGTTGGAGCCCCGGTCATCCTGACCTGCGTGGAGCGGGTCTACGCCGGCGAGGAGACGAGCCTCTCCGTTGAGCCTGGCACGTGCATCGCTGTCGCCACGGGAGCCCCCATGCCGGCCGGGGCCGACGCCGTCGTCATGGTGGAGCACACCGAAGCCACGGGGGAAGCCGTCCGCATCCTCAAGCCCATCGAGACTGGCAGGAACGCCGCCCCCCGAGGCGAAGACATTAGAGCCGGTGAGGTCGTGATCGAGTCCGGTGTCCTGCTAAACCCCGCCCGGCTTGGAGCCTTTGCCGCCGTGGGGCGCAGCACAGTACTTGTCTACGCCAAGCCCTCGGCCGTCGTCATCCCCACCGGTAAGGAGATCGTCCCGCCGGGGGAAGGCCCCCTCGGGCCGGGCCAAATCTACGACATCAACACGACGACCCTGCTGGCGTCGCTGGAGGAGTTCGGGGCCGACGCCGTTAGGTACGCGCTGACGACGGGCGCCTCGGCCGGAAACGACATTCGCCTCAACGAGCGCAAGCTGGAGGCCAGCCGCAACTTCGCCAACAAGCTGTGGAACGCGGCGCGCTTCGTTATCTCCAACCTCGACGGTGCTGCCGGGCTGGAGGGCTGGCCACGGCCCACTCCCTCGCATCGGCAGGACCGCTGGATACTCAGCAGGCTGAACCGCGTGGCCGCGGAGGTCCAGGGCTTCATGGAGGAGTACCAGTTCGGCGAGGCGCAGCGCGTTATCCACGACTTCCTGTGGAGCGAGTACTGCGACTGGTACATCGAGATGGCCAAGATCAGGCTCCGCTCAGGCGGCGAGGGCCATCCGTCGCCCCTGACGGTCCTCGCCCACGTCCTCGAGCGGGTGCTCCGCCTGCTGCACCCCTTCATGCCCTTCGTTACCGAAGAGATCTGGCAGACTCTCACGAAATACCTGCCGGCGGAACCCGACCGTCCGCAGGCACTGGTGGTGGCGCCCTATCCCGAGGCCGACGCATCGATGTTCGACGACGAGGCCGAGGGCGAGATGGGCGCCGTGACCGAGATCGTCCGCGCCGTCCGCAACCTTCGCGCCGAGTTCCGGATTCAGCCGGCGCAAAGTCTGGCCGTGGCCGTGTCGGCTTCGGAGAGGC
- the moaC gene encoding cyclic pyranopterin monophosphate synthase MoaC — protein sequence MALTHFDEAGKARMVDVSAKPTTERIATARATVTMAPATFSRLVDKSLEKGDVLEVARLAGIMGAKRTSELIPLCHPLPLSAVTVEFELRDEAAAVDIEVTVKTTAKTGVEMEAMTGAAVSALTIYDMCKSVDRSITVSDLRLIHKAGGASGAYTASGEEAPKGQGAIE from the coding sequence ATGGCGCTCACCCACTTCGATGAGGCAGGCAAGGCCCGGATGGTGGATGTCTCTGCGAAGCCCACAACGGAGCGTATCGCCACGGCCCGAGCCACCGTTACCATGGCCCCGGCCACATTCAGTCGTCTCGTCGATAAGAGCCTGGAGAAGGGCGATGTCTTGGAGGTTGCAAGGCTGGCGGGGATTATGGGAGCCAAACGAACCTCCGAACTCATCCCCCTGTGTCATCCTCTCCCCCTGTCCGCCGTGACCGTTGAGTTTGAGCTCCGGGATGAGGCCGCCGCCGTCGATATCGAGGTCACGGTTAAGACGACCGCAAAGACGGGGGTGGAGATGGAGGCCATGACGGGCGCGGCCGTCTCTGCCCTTACGATTTACGATATGTGTAAGTCGGTGGATCGCTCCATCACCGTCTCGGACCTCCGGCTCATCCACAAGGCCGGGGGCGCTAGTGGCGCCTACACGGCCTCCGGCGAGGAGGCCCCGAAGGGGCAAGGGGCAATCGAATGA
- a CDS encoding MogA/MoaB family molybdenum cofactor biosynthesis protein, protein MGIEEHRAQSPTSVGCAVITISDTRTEATDTSGQLIRDGLDGAGHRVLSSCIVPDEPPAIRRAVEEAAGTDGVKAILLTGGTGITPRDRTHEVVSEMLDKRMDGFGELFRVFSYEEIGAAAMLSRAVGGVAKGALIFAMPGSRAAVRLAMEKLILPELGHLVFEMEKRPDKKE, encoded by the coding sequence ATGGGCATCGAAGAACACCGCGCCCAAAGCCCGACCTCCGTTGGCTGTGCCGTAATTACCATCAGCGATACCCGGACCGAGGCCACCGACACCTCGGGCCAGCTCATCCGGGATGGGTTGGATGGGGCGGGCCATAGGGTCCTCTCCTCCTGCATCGTGCCCGACGAGCCCCCGGCCATCCGGAGGGCCGTCGAAGAGGCGGCGGGAACCGACGGCGTAAAGGCCATTCTGCTTACCGGGGGGACTGGCATCACGCCCCGGGACAGGACCCACGAGGTGGTCTCCGAGATGCTCGACAAACGCATGGACGGCTTCGGCGAGCTCTTCCGTGTCTTTTCCTACGAGGAGATCGGGGCGGCGGCCATGCTGAGCCGGGCCGTGGGCGGGGTGGCCAAAGGAGCGCTCATCTTCGCGATGCCCGGCTCCCGGGCCGCGGTCAGGCTTGCGATGGAAAAGCTCATCCTGCCTGAGCTCGGCCACCTGGTCTTTGAGATGGAAAAAAGGCCGGATAAGAAAGAATAG
- the moaA gene encoding GTP 3',8-cyclase MoaA — MDPLVDTFGRVAKNLRVSVTDRCDLRCLYCMPPEGLEWLPRPELLTYEEIERLVRIMVRLGVEKVRITGGEPLVRKDLPVLVEKLARIEGLKDLALTTNGVQLKRFAGDLAAAGLKRINVSLDSLQKDRFFQIVRRDVLEKVLEGLEELERHPSISPIKVNVVTMQGVNDDEMLEFAKLAMRKPYVIRFIEFMPLDAQEAWQREQVLTGREVFERINAYRRLVPIDTSTNSSPDTKYRFEDGSGEIGFINSVSEPFCASCDRIRITADGQFRNCLFALEETDLKTPMRAGASDEELAVLIRQGVWEKWAGHLINQPTFQRPGRSMSQIGG; from the coding sequence ATGGATCCTCTCGTAGATACCTTCGGTCGCGTTGCAAAGAACCTTAGGGTTTCCGTGACGGATCGTTGTGACCTCCGATGCCTCTACTGCATGCCGCCCGAAGGGCTGGAGTGGCTCCCTCGTCCTGAGCTCCTTACCTATGAGGAGATCGAGCGGTTGGTCCGCATCATGGTCCGCCTTGGCGTGGAGAAGGTTCGAATCACCGGAGGCGAGCCGCTTGTCCGCAAAGACCTCCCTGTTCTGGTCGAGAAGCTGGCCCGTATTGAGGGGCTAAAAGACCTTGCCTTGACAACCAACGGTGTGCAGCTCAAGCGCTTCGCCGGAGACCTGGCGGCGGCAGGCTTGAAGCGAATCAACGTGAGTCTGGACTCCCTTCAGAAAGACCGCTTTTTTCAGATCGTTCGCCGGGACGTGCTGGAGAAAGTTTTGGAGGGTCTGGAGGAGCTGGAGCGCCACCCCTCCATCAGCCCCATCAAGGTCAACGTGGTCACCATGCAGGGGGTCAACGACGACGAGATGCTTGAGTTCGCCAAGCTGGCCATGCGCAAGCCCTACGTCATCCGCTTCATCGAGTTCATGCCCCTCGACGCCCAAGAGGCCTGGCAGCGCGAGCAGGTGCTGACCGGCCGGGAAGTCTTCGAGCGCATCAACGCATACAGGCGGCTCGTTCCCATCGACACCTCCACGAACAGCTCCCCCGATACAAAGTACCGCTTCGAGGACGGTTCGGGCGAGATCGGCTTCATCAACTCCGTCAGCGAGCCTTTCTGCGCATCCTGCGACCGGATACGTATCACTGCAGACGGGCAGTTTCGAAACTGCCTCTTCGCCCTTGAGGAGACCGACCTCAAGACCCCTATGCGTGCTGGGGCCAGCGACGAGGAGCTTGCGGTGCTGATCCGCCAGGGGGTGTGGGAGAAGTGGGCGGGCCACCTCATCAACCAGCCGACTTTTCAGCGGCCCGGCCGCTCCATGTCGCAGATCGGAGGCTGA
- the moaD gene encoding molybdopterin converting factor subunit 1, producing MKVTVLYFASCKDVVGAAEETVELEPGAKAQDLLEVLIRTHPDLKGLEPALAVSVNQEYAAREASLADGDEVALIPPVSGGQSLPAETYAMVERPISLDEVAQLVRRDSSGAVAAFGGVVREETEGRRVLYLEYEAYPSMAERKMTQIGEEIGAKWAVDSVAILHRVGRLEVGEMSLAIAVAAPHRREALEACSYAIERLKEIVPIWKKEVFEDGEVWVGHHGSSVGH from the coding sequence ATGAAAGTCACCGTCCTTTATTTTGCATCCTGCAAGGACGTCGTCGGCGCCGCCGAGGAAACCGTGGAGCTGGAGCCCGGTGCGAAGGCTCAGGACCTTCTGGAGGTGTTGATACGCACCCATCCAGACCTCAAGGGCCTGGAGCCCGCCCTGGCGGTTTCCGTCAATCAGGAGTATGCCGCTCGGGAGGCATCGCTGGCCGACGGAGATGAGGTAGCCCTAATCCCGCCGGTCAGCGGAGGCCAGAGCCTGCCGGCCGAAACCTATGCGATGGTGGAGCGCCCCATCAGCCTCGATGAGGTTGCCCAGTTGGTCCGTCGGGACTCCTCAGGGGCAGTGGCCGCCTTCGGAGGCGTGGTGCGCGAAGAGACCGAGGGGCGGCGGGTTCTCTACTTGGAGTACGAGGCTTACCCTTCCATGGCGGAGCGGAAAATGACCCAGATCGGCGAAGAGATCGGGGCCAAGTGGGCCGTGGACTCCGTGGCCATCCTCCACCGGGTCGGCCGCCTTGAGGTGGGCGAGATGAGCTTGGCCATCGCCGTGGCCGCTCCCCACCGGCGCGAGGCCCTTGAGGCCTGCTCCTACGCCATCGAACGGCTCAAGGAGATCGTCCCGATTTGGAAAAAGGAGGTCTTCGAGGACGGCGAGGTTTGGGTGGGCCACCACGGTTCCTCCGTGGGGCATTGA